In a single window of the Anguilla rostrata isolate EN2019 chromosome 6, ASM1855537v3, whole genome shotgun sequence genome:
- the palmda gene encoding palmdelphin isoform X3 — MEEAQLLKERLQAITEKRKIQEDIAKKRTEIDEEKLKLQYLKKKALREQWLQDGLSVQSSQELEARRLQAQGHQQQARLLQINIQRMEQEVEALERQEMVISKNEGFILKRLKAIEKSPEDIIKEAKADVKKEPAQGVYSAIPYIPKSYKSPNLKKQKSTDLEVMDSSKKSLFAMEINVQKDLRTGESQVLSTAAVTDREFQQKGIKVYDDGRKSIYALGSEGQVLPNRVDNLTPAEVEELLRKATIRKSKAGQEHHEPSSYSSRKKFEPGQASQGLHRLQEPHQRTPPELCYMRSEGEARPLAPHVPRPTRGRPDTTNGCSHFSNGYETGSTENGQNSRQAPYLEHREDYRLAPFEDSKCRNRKSATAHSDNSKVSVLNATPINMDSTEPVTMIFMGYQRVDDPDEGNQQGLGYEGAIRAELVVIDDEDDESHDPQWSHQPDGNHAYSNLGTGIE; from the exons ATGGAGGAGGCGCAGCTACTGAAAGAGCGACTTCAAGCCATCACG gaaaagagaaagattcAAGAGGATATTgccaaaaaaaggacagaaattGATGAGGAAAAGTTAAAGCTTCAATACCTAaag AAAAAAGCACTACGGGAGCAGTGGCTCCAGGATGGTCTGAGTGTCCAGAGTTCACAGGAGTTGGAAGCCAGGAGACTGCAGGCCCAGGGCCACCAGCAGCAAGCCAGACTACTGCAGATCAACATTCAGAG GATGGAGCAAGAAGTTGAGGCCCTGGAGAGGCAGGAGATGGTGATTTCAAAAAACGAAGGTTTTATCCTGAAACGACTGAAAGCCATTGAGAAATCTCCCGAAGACATAATAAAG GAAGCAAAGGCTGATGTCAAGAAAG AGCCAGCCCAGGGTGTTTATTCTGCAATTCCATACATCCCAAAATCTTACAAATCCCCAAACctgaagaaacagaaaagtACGGATCTAGAAGTCATGGATTCGTCTAAAAAAA GCCTGTTTGCCATGGAAATCAATGTCCAGAAGGACCTGCGGACAGGGGAGAGCCAGGTCCTGTCCACGGCAGCAGTCACTGACCGGGAGTTCCAGCAGAAGGGCATCAAGGTCTACGACGATGGGAGGAAGTCCATCTACGCCCTTGGCTCGGAGGGCCAGGTCCTCCCAAACAGAGTGGACAACCTCACCCCGGCGGAGGTAGAGGAACTTCTGAGGAAGGCCACGATAAGGAAGTCCAAGGCAGGGCAGGAGCACCACGAGCCCAGCTCCTATAGCAGCCGCAAGAAGTTTGAGCCGGGGCAGGCGAGCCAGGGTCTTCACAGGCTCCAGGAGCCTCACCAGAGGACCCCTCCAGAGCTCTGTTACATGCGGTCTGAGGGGGAGGCAAGGCCTCTGGCGCCACACGTTCCGCGCCCCACCAGAGGTAGGCCGGACACCACGAATGGCTGCAGCCATTTCTCCAATGGCTACGAAACGGGGTCGACAGAGAATGGGCAGAACAGCAGGCAGGCCCCCTACCTGGAGCACAGGGAGGATTACAGACTGGCACCGTTTGAAGATTCCAAatgcaggaacaggaagtcgGCAACAGCTCACTCTGACAACTCCAAAGTCAGCGTCCTGAACGCCACGCCGATCAACATGGACTCAACGGAGCCCGTGACCATGATCTTCATGGGATATCAGAGAGTGGACGACCCCGACGAGGGTAACCAGCAGGGGCTGGGCTACGAGGGGGCGATTCGGGCTGAGCTGGTGGTCATCGACGACGAGGACGACGAGAGCCATGACCCACAGTGGTCACACCAACCGGATGGCAACCATGCCTACAGTAACCTCGGAACAG
- the palmda gene encoding palmdelphin isoform X2, which produces MEEAQLLKERLQAITEKRKIQEDIAKKRTEIDEEKLKLQYLKKKALREQWLQDGLSVQSSQELEARRLQAQGHQQQARLLQINIQRMEQEVEALERQEMVISKNEGFILKRLKAIEKSPEDIIKEAKADVKKEPAQGVYSAIPYIPKSYKSPNLKKQKSTDLEVMDSSKKSLFAMEINVQKDLRTGESQVLSTAAVTDREFQQKGIKVYDDGRKSIYALGSEGQVLPNRVDNLTPAEVEELLRKATIRKSKAGQEHHEPSSYSSRKKFEPGQASQGLHRLQEPHQRTPPELCYMRSEGEARPLAPHVPRPTRGRPDTTNGCSHFSNGYETGSTENGQNSRQAPYLEHREDYRLAPFEDSKCRNRKSATAHSDNSKVSVLNATPINMDSTEPVTMIFMGYQRVDDPDEGNQQGLGYEGAIRAELVVIDDEDDESHDPQWSHQPDGNHAYSNLGTAGIE; this is translated from the exons ATGGAGGAGGCGCAGCTACTGAAAGAGCGACTTCAAGCCATCACG gaaaagagaaagattcAAGAGGATATTgccaaaaaaaggacagaaattGATGAGGAAAAGTTAAAGCTTCAATACCTAaag AAAAAAGCACTACGGGAGCAGTGGCTCCAGGATGGTCTGAGTGTCCAGAGTTCACAGGAGTTGGAAGCCAGGAGACTGCAGGCCCAGGGCCACCAGCAGCAAGCCAGACTACTGCAGATCAACATTCAGAG GATGGAGCAAGAAGTTGAGGCCCTGGAGAGGCAGGAGATGGTGATTTCAAAAAACGAAGGTTTTATCCTGAAACGACTGAAAGCCATTGAGAAATCTCCCGAAGACATAATAAAG GAAGCAAAGGCTGATGTCAAGAAAG AGCCAGCCCAGGGTGTTTATTCTGCAATTCCATACATCCCAAAATCTTACAAATCCCCAAACctgaagaaacagaaaagtACGGATCTAGAAGTCATGGATTCGTCTAAAAAAA GCCTGTTTGCCATGGAAATCAATGTCCAGAAGGACCTGCGGACAGGGGAGAGCCAGGTCCTGTCCACGGCAGCAGTCACTGACCGGGAGTTCCAGCAGAAGGGCATCAAGGTCTACGACGATGGGAGGAAGTCCATCTACGCCCTTGGCTCGGAGGGCCAGGTCCTCCCAAACAGAGTGGACAACCTCACCCCGGCGGAGGTAGAGGAACTTCTGAGGAAGGCCACGATAAGGAAGTCCAAGGCAGGGCAGGAGCACCACGAGCCCAGCTCCTATAGCAGCCGCAAGAAGTTTGAGCCGGGGCAGGCGAGCCAGGGTCTTCACAGGCTCCAGGAGCCTCACCAGAGGACCCCTCCAGAGCTCTGTTACATGCGGTCTGAGGGGGAGGCAAGGCCTCTGGCGCCACACGTTCCGCGCCCCACCAGAGGTAGGCCGGACACCACGAATGGCTGCAGCCATTTCTCCAATGGCTACGAAACGGGGTCGACAGAGAATGGGCAGAACAGCAGGCAGGCCCCCTACCTGGAGCACAGGGAGGATTACAGACTGGCACCGTTTGAAGATTCCAAatgcaggaacaggaagtcgGCAACAGCTCACTCTGACAACTCCAAAGTCAGCGTCCTGAACGCCACGCCGATCAACATGGACTCAACGGAGCCCGTGACCATGATCTTCATGGGATATCAGAGAGTGGACGACCCCGACGAGGGTAACCAGCAGGGGCTGGGCTACGAGGGGGCGATTCGGGCTGAGCTGGTGGTCATCGACGACGAGGACGACGAGAGCCATGACCCACAGTGGTCACACCAACCGGATGGCAACCATGCCTACAGTAACCTCGGAACAG
- the palmda gene encoding palmdelphin isoform X1, with protein sequence MEEAQLLKERLQAITEKRKIQEDIAKKRTEIDEEKLKLQYLKKKALREQWLQDGLSVQSSQELEARRLQAQGHQQQARLLQINIQRMEQEVEALERQEMVISKNEGFILKRLKAIEKSPEDIIKEAKADVKKEPAQGVYSAIPYIPKSYKSPNLKKQKSTDLEVMDSSKKSLFAMEINVQKDLRTGESQVLSTAAVTDREFQQKGIKVYDDGRKSIYALGSEGQVLPNRVDNLTPAEVEELLRKATIRKSKAGQEHHEPSSYSSRKKFEPGQASQGLHRLQEPHQRTPPELCYMRSEGEARPLAPHVPRPTRGRPDTTNGCSHFSNGYETGSTENGQNSRQAPYLEHREDYRLAPFEDSKCRNRKSATAHSDNSKVSVLNATPINMDSTEPVTMIFMGYQRVDDPDEGNQQGLGYEGAIRAELVVIDDEDDESHDPQWSHQPDGNHAYSNLGTGQYLAKGNCNANNTASCRSSVQFREYGYRPCRYSDWEMDEDDTKGSKKRKNRNRHCCLLM encoded by the exons ATGGAGGAGGCGCAGCTACTGAAAGAGCGACTTCAAGCCATCACG gaaaagagaaagattcAAGAGGATATTgccaaaaaaaggacagaaattGATGAGGAAAAGTTAAAGCTTCAATACCTAaag AAAAAAGCACTACGGGAGCAGTGGCTCCAGGATGGTCTGAGTGTCCAGAGTTCACAGGAGTTGGAAGCCAGGAGACTGCAGGCCCAGGGCCACCAGCAGCAAGCCAGACTACTGCAGATCAACATTCAGAG GATGGAGCAAGAAGTTGAGGCCCTGGAGAGGCAGGAGATGGTGATTTCAAAAAACGAAGGTTTTATCCTGAAACGACTGAAAGCCATTGAGAAATCTCCCGAAGACATAATAAAG GAAGCAAAGGCTGATGTCAAGAAAG AGCCAGCCCAGGGTGTTTATTCTGCAATTCCATACATCCCAAAATCTTACAAATCCCCAAACctgaagaaacagaaaagtACGGATCTAGAAGTCATGGATTCGTCTAAAAAAA GCCTGTTTGCCATGGAAATCAATGTCCAGAAGGACCTGCGGACAGGGGAGAGCCAGGTCCTGTCCACGGCAGCAGTCACTGACCGGGAGTTCCAGCAGAAGGGCATCAAGGTCTACGACGATGGGAGGAAGTCCATCTACGCCCTTGGCTCGGAGGGCCAGGTCCTCCCAAACAGAGTGGACAACCTCACCCCGGCGGAGGTAGAGGAACTTCTGAGGAAGGCCACGATAAGGAAGTCCAAGGCAGGGCAGGAGCACCACGAGCCCAGCTCCTATAGCAGCCGCAAGAAGTTTGAGCCGGGGCAGGCGAGCCAGGGTCTTCACAGGCTCCAGGAGCCTCACCAGAGGACCCCTCCAGAGCTCTGTTACATGCGGTCTGAGGGGGAGGCAAGGCCTCTGGCGCCACACGTTCCGCGCCCCACCAGAGGTAGGCCGGACACCACGAATGGCTGCAGCCATTTCTCCAATGGCTACGAAACGGGGTCGACAGAGAATGGGCAGAACAGCAGGCAGGCCCCCTACCTGGAGCACAGGGAGGATTACAGACTGGCACCGTTTGAAGATTCCAAatgcaggaacaggaagtcgGCAACAGCTCACTCTGACAACTCCAAAGTCAGCGTCCTGAACGCCACGCCGATCAACATGGACTCAACGGAGCCCGTGACCATGATCTTCATGGGATATCAGAGAGTGGACGACCCCGACGAGGGTAACCAGCAGGGGCTGGGCTACGAGGGGGCGATTCGGGCTGAGCTGGTGGTCATCGACGACGAGGACGACGAGAGCCATGACCCACAGTGGTCACACCAACCGGATGGCAACCATGCCTACAGTAACCTCGGAACAGGTCAGTACCTGGCAAAAGGCAACTGCAATGCAAACAACACGGCCTCTTGCAGGTCCTCAGTACAGTTTCGGGAGTACGGGTACAGGCCGTGCCGGTACTCTGACTGGGAGATGGATGAGGACGACACCAAAGGTAGCAAAAAgcgaaaaaacagaaacagacattGCTGCTTGTTAATGTAG